One Fuerstiella marisgermanici DNA window includes the following coding sequences:
- a CDS encoding cbb3-type cytochrome c oxidase subunit II: MFESKAGVLYIAGIGFFLLSFVSNALVPALMYDDLKEQTVPELINSNLRYQFEDMARRYPESFNAAYGEPPGGEAEHDEWWNEKCAEALRYGHKLYVGEGCWHCHSQFVRPVSNEEERWGPVARSWEYQNELNRPVMFGTRRVGPDLSREGGRRSNDWHAVHFFKPETLSQNSPMPEYPWFFDGSPDKPNERGLAIMTYVQWLGSWQESYPYYEDYQEAMDWLKPVEEEEEPTEEDDEGDDE; encoded by the coding sequence ATGTTCGAAAGCAAAGCAGGCGTCCTGTACATCGCTGGGATCGGCTTCTTCCTTCTATCCTTCGTATCAAATGCGCTGGTGCCAGCGCTGATGTATGACGACCTGAAGGAACAAACCGTACCCGAACTGATCAACAGCAACCTTCGCTATCAGTTCGAAGACATGGCACGTCGATATCCCGAATCGTTCAACGCTGCCTACGGTGAACCTCCCGGTGGCGAAGCCGAACACGATGAGTGGTGGAACGAGAAGTGTGCTGAAGCCTTGCGTTACGGCCACAAGCTTTACGTCGGCGAAGGCTGCTGGCATTGTCACAGTCAGTTTGTTCGCCCCGTGTCGAATGAAGAAGAACGTTGGGGCCCGGTGGCACGGTCGTGGGAATATCAAAACGAATTGAACCGCCCAGTGATGTTTGGAACTCGCCGTGTCGGCCCTGACCTTAGTCGCGAAGGCGGACGTCGTAGCAATGACTGGCATGCAGTCCACTTCTTCAAGCCGGAGACGCTGTCACAGAATTCACCGATGCCAGAATATCCGTGGTTTTTTGATGGTTCGCCTGACAAGCCCAACGAACGCGGGTTGGCGATAATGACTTACGTGCAATGGCTTGGATCCTGGCAGGAAAGCTATCCATACTATGAAGATTACCAGGAAGCAATGGATTGGCTGAAACCGGTGGAAGAAGAGGAAGAGCCCACAGAGGAAGATGACGAAGGCGACGACGAGTAG
- a CDS encoding cbb3-type cytochrome c oxidase subunit I, whose translation MSDAPSPHPTESADQNLPATTVTHENLVDETLVKLYYVTALAFMLVSMLGGILMAFQLIRHNPLAGIEIFSPGRWRMVHTNAIAYGFLANGFLGSLHWIVPRLTLHPVLNKKLSWVIYIAWQLVVLGTAVGILFGEAQGLEWGETPVWIDPFAQLGLLLVAINFMAPISKTKGPIYVTLWYFMAMFVWTFLTYAMGNFVPQYFVTGTSAGAVGGLFIHDLVGLFVTPAGWGMMYYFVPILLKRPIWSHGLSLVGFWGLAFFYPLQGIHHFLYTPIPMFLQYGAVVSTIAVELVVTTVIINFFGTIWGSGHVIKTNLPIRWYYTGMVFYFLTCFQCAFQVTLTFQKVIHFSDWVVGHAHLVMFGVFSMWIMGTMTYLFPRLLNRGWYSLKACEWHYWLSTLGIIIMVSDLTLLGLFQGWSWAALEPWDASTDISHPFWVIRVIAGLCMFAGVLVFIWNIWKTWTSVPEQSGTGETALA comes from the coding sequence ATGTCTGACGCACCAAGCCCCCATCCAACGGAATCGGCCGATCAAAATCTGCCGGCCACCACCGTCACGCACGAAAACCTCGTGGACGAGACGCTGGTGAAGCTGTACTACGTCACCGCATTGGCGTTTATGCTGGTTTCAATGCTCGGCGGCATCCTGATGGCCTTCCAATTGATCCGCCATAACCCGCTCGCAGGAATCGAAATCTTTTCGCCCGGACGTTGGCGAATGGTTCACACCAATGCGATTGCATACGGATTTCTGGCCAATGGGTTCCTGGGATCGCTGCACTGGATCGTCCCACGCCTCACTCTGCACCCGGTCCTCAACAAGAAGCTATCGTGGGTGATCTATATCGCGTGGCAACTGGTCGTCCTGGGCACTGCGGTTGGCATATTATTTGGCGAAGCTCAAGGGCTGGAATGGGGCGAGACTCCTGTATGGATTGACCCATTCGCTCAGCTGGGACTGCTTCTGGTGGCCATCAACTTCATGGCACCTATTTCAAAAACTAAAGGTCCGATTTACGTGACCCTGTGGTACTTCATGGCCATGTTTGTCTGGACATTCCTGACATACGCCATGGGTAACTTCGTCCCTCAATACTTTGTGACCGGAACCAGTGCTGGTGCCGTCGGCGGCTTGTTCATCCACGACCTTGTCGGTCTTTTTGTCACACCGGCGGGTTGGGGAATGATGTACTACTTTGTTCCCATCCTGTTAAAACGTCCAATTTGGAGTCACGGTCTTTCACTGGTAGGTTTCTGGGGTCTTGCCTTCTTTTATCCCTTGCAGGGTATCCACCACTTTCTTTACACGCCCATCCCGATGTTCCTGCAATATGGAGCCGTCGTGTCGACCATCGCAGTTGAGCTGGTAGTGACCACTGTCATTATCAACTTCTTCGGAACGATCTGGGGATCGGGGCATGTGATCAAAACCAACCTCCCTATCCGCTGGTACTACACGGGCATGGTCTTCTACTTTCTGACCTGTTTTCAGTGTGCGTTTCAGGTAACTCTGACCTTCCAGAAGGTCATTCACTTCTCGGACTGGGTCGTCGGCCACGCTCATCTGGTAATGTTTGGTGTCTTCAGTATGTGGATCATGGGCACCATGACCTATCTGTTCCCTCGGTTGCTAAACCGAGGCTGGTATAGCCTGAAGGCATGCGAATGGCACTATTGGTTAAGTACGCTTGGGATCATCATCATGGTTAGTGATTTGACGTTGCTTGGCCTGTTTCAAGGCTGGTCATGGGCCGCTCTGGAGCCATGGGATGCGTCAACTGATATTTCGCATCCGTTCTGGGTGATCCGTGTGATTGCCGGACTGTGCATGTTTGCCGGCGTTCTCGTGTTCATCTGGAACATTTGGAAGACCTGGACCAGCGTGCCGGAACAGTCCGGTACAGGAGAAACCGCCCTGGCGTAG
- a CDS encoding c-type cytochrome, producing MRLFTIPIATALMSLTLSGCERAEPIRWTSSELVSELPDEALREQLVGIVNENSGSAREPRMISESKDDFDFNLHLKHGQQVYMKRCVQCHGVSGDGNGEAAKYLYPKPRDYTRGIFKFTSTPYGNKPRREDLIAVVRRGVTGTSMPRFNRIKDKDVNAVVDYVMVLAQRGELEYQLAMEAEAAEELDEDFIPEFIEDVVNRWQTAKTSLTQPLTPQPELTEARAKQGREAFLSKGCSKCHGDDGRGHTKDNIGKDSWGHATRAADLTSGMLHGGQEPIDIYRRILNGINGTPMPGFKSSLQSEPETIWNLVAYVLEVSNRRRYGTKIPAGLMKPYDQGASEETE from the coding sequence TCATGTCGCTGACCTTGTCTGGTTGCGAACGCGCCGAACCGATTCGTTGGACGTCCAGCGAACTGGTCAGTGAACTCCCCGACGAAGCTCTGCGAGAACAGTTGGTTGGGATCGTTAATGAGAATTCCGGCAGCGCCCGCGAACCTCGCATGATTAGCGAATCGAAAGACGATTTCGATTTCAACCTGCACCTCAAGCACGGCCAGCAGGTCTACATGAAGCGGTGCGTGCAGTGTCATGGCGTGAGCGGCGATGGCAATGGGGAAGCAGCCAAATATCTATATCCGAAGCCGCGCGATTACACGCGAGGCATCTTTAAGTTCACGTCGACGCCATACGGCAATAAGCCGCGACGGGAAGACTTGATTGCGGTAGTGCGGCGAGGCGTCACCGGGACGTCAATGCCGCGATTCAACCGTATCAAAGACAAAGACGTGAACGCCGTTGTCGATTATGTGATGGTGCTGGCTCAGCGAGGCGAGCTGGAATACCAATTGGCCATGGAAGCGGAAGCTGCCGAGGAACTGGATGAGGACTTCATTCCCGAGTTTATCGAAGACGTTGTCAACCGCTGGCAGACGGCAAAAACCAGCCTGACTCAACCACTGACGCCTCAGCCGGAACTCACGGAAGCTCGAGCCAAACAGGGGCGAGAAGCATTTTTGAGTAAAGGGTGCAGCAAGTGTCACGGCGACGACGGTCGTGGCCACACCAAAGACAACATCGGTAAAGATAGCTGGGGGCATGCAACGCGGGCCGCTGACCTGACGTCCGGAATGCTGCACGGCGGACAGGAACCCATCGATATTTATCGCCGCATTCTGAACGGTATTAATGGAACACCAATGCCTGGGTTTAAGAGTTCGTTGCAGAGTGAACCTGAAACGATCTGGAACCTGGTGGCATACGTTCTGGAGGTCTCCAACCGACGTCGCTATGGCACAAAAATACCGGCCGGTTTGATGAAACCGTACGATCAGGGCGCCAGTGAGGAGACAGAGTAA